TATTCAAAATTCAATCGCCTTACAATATGTCCTCCGCTATAATAGATCCCACGAAGGAGGAGTTGTCATATGAAAATTCAAGTTCATGGCGACAACATTGCTGTCACTTCTGCACTGCAAGACTATGTGGACAAGAAGATTGGACGCTTAACTCGGTACTTTGAGGGGGAAGCGGACAAGGACATTCACGTGACCATGGCAGTTGAAGGTGCCTTTCATCGAGTTGAAATGACAGTGTACGTTCATGGCGTGATCTTCCGTGCTGAGGAGCAATCACAAGACATGTATGCCTCCATTGATTTGGTTACAGATAAGTTGGAACAGCAAGTTCAACGTTATAAGGAAAAGATTAACCGGCGCTTCCGGGACAGGGGTCTTCGCACGCGAATTAAGCAGTCGGCGATGAACGGCGCGTTTCACCGTGAAGATAATGATGCCGAGTTTGTGCCACAATTGGTTCGAGTTAAGCGTTTTCCTATTAAGCCCATGGATGTCGAAGAGGCCATGATGCAGATGGATCTCTTGGGACATGACTTCTATGTATTCACAAATGCAGAAACGGACGAAGTCAATGTCGTGTATCGCCGAAAAAATGGGGATTACGGTTTGATCGAACCCCAAAACTAACACTTTAGTGAGCTGTTTGCGCACTTAAAACTGAACGTATCGGACGCTAGCCTAGCTGGCGTCCGTTTTTAACGCTTGTTCGCGTTTTCCGAGGTTGTGCATAATCTGTACTATGAGATCTCTCGACGTGGTGAGGTGAAAAGGTTGGACGTCAAGCTGGCTGACCTCATATTTATCAAAGGTGATGGTTTCTTTAGTCGTGTTATCGAGCGGATCGAGCACAGCCCATACAGTCATGTTGCTGGTGTGGTGAAACCGAACGAATTGGTTGAGTCGATCGCATTCCGTCCTATCGGTTACGGTGGTGTAGATACTTACGATGGAGTCGCTGACGTGTTTACATGTAACCAACTGACTGACGCACAGCGTCAAGCTGTCGTCAACTTTGTTATAGAGCGAATCGGAACAGGCTATGACTACCCGATTATCGGGTGGGAACTGTTCCACTATGAGTTTCACATTGATCTGCCGTATCGGGAAGACGGGAAGGATTTCGACTGCTCCGAATTATGGAGGGTGGCGTATAAGTCTGTAGGGATCGATTTATGTCCGGGACTGGAATATGCGTCTCCTGGCGATATGGTTTTGTCCCCATTGTTGCGTAAAGTCGGTTCGCTGAGCCGGACTGGCTGACACACATGATGGGGTACGACTTTTGGGACTCGTGACATTATGTTGTAGTTTGTTAGGCACGGAGCGGCTGCGACTTTGGATCTGGGCATATTACGTTCCGTTATGATCTTCCTCCCAATATCAACTGTAGGTTGTGATATCCCACCAGCCTAAGGTACAATCTGTTATTAGGAGATTTCACGGCCTTGAGCCGAAATTATGGGGGTGTGACCGTTCGGTGGGACTCCTCAAGCAAGTATTTAACGCCAACGAACGTGATATTGCGCGGTTGCGTCGGAAGATCGACCGCATTAACGGATTAGAGTCGCAGTTTGAGCACATGACAGATGAGGAACTTCAGGCGATGACCCCGGCGTTTCGTCAGCGTCTCGAAAATGGTGAAAAGTTGGACAACCTGTTGCCGGAAGCATTTGCGGTGGTTCGTGAAGCCGCAAAGCGCGTGATGGGTCAGCGCCATTACGACGTCCAGTTGATGGGCGGCATCGTCCTTCACGAAGGCCGCGTCGCGGAGATGAAGACCGGTGAAGGTAAGACGCTTGTTGGTACGTTGCCTTCTTATTTAAATGGTCTGACGGGGAAAGGCGTTCATGTTGTCACCGTCAACGATTACTTGGCACGGCGTGACGCCGACATCACGGGGCAAGTGCATCGGTTCTTGGGCCTCACAGTCGGCTTTAACGGGCACGACTTGACGCCACAGCAAAAACACGATGCGTATCGGTGTGACATCACATACGGGACAAACAACGAGTTCGGCTTCGATTATCTGCGCGACAATATGGTCATGTCGTTGAATGACATGACGCAGCGCGGTTTGCACTTCGCCATTGTCGACGAAGTAGATAGTATTCTCATTGACGAAGCGAGGACGCCGCTCATTATTTCGGGACCTGCGGAGAAGTCGGCTGACTTGTACTTCCGGGCTGACTTGTTCGTTCGTCGTTTGCGCCGGGATGACGACTACGAAATTGACGAAAAGATGCGCACGGCGAATTTGACGGACAGCGGTGTACAGAAGGCGGAATCGTTCTTCCACGTGAATAACTTGTTCGATCCCGACAACGTCACGCTCATGCACCACATCACCCAGGCCTTGAAGGCCCACGGATTGATGCATCGCGACAAGGATTACGTGGTCATGGGCGACGAGATCTGCATTGTCGACGAGTTCACAGGTCGTCTGATGGAAGGCCGTCGGTACAGTGAAGGTCTTCACCAGGCTATCGAAGCCAAGGAAGGCGTTCGCGTCCAGAACGAGTCGAAGACGCTCGCGACCATCACGCTGCAGAACTACTTCCGCATGTACGAGAAACTGTCTGGGATGACCGGTACGGCCAAGACGGAAGAAAAAGAGTTCATCGAGATCTACGGCATGGATGTCGTCAGTATTCCGACAAATCGGCCACTCATACGCAAAGATTTGGGTGACGTCATTTACAAGACCGAAGGTGCGAAGTTCAATGCGGTCGTGAATGAGATTGCCCAGCGGCACGAGGCCGGACAGCCGGTTTTGGTCGGTACGACGTCTATCGACAAGTCGGAGATCGTTTCGCATCTGCTGAATGTGAAAGGCGTGCCGCACCAGGTCTTGAATGCGAAACACCATGCGCGTGAGGCTGAGATCGTTTCGCTGGCTGGCCAACCTGGTATGGTGACCATTGCCACGAACATGGCCGGTCGCGGTACGGACATTCTGCTCGGAGACGGTGTGGCTGAACGCGGGGGATTGCACATTATCGGTACGGAGCGGCATGAGAGTCGACGGATCGACAATCAGTTGCGTGGTCGTTCGGGCCGGCAAGGTGACCCGGGCTCATCCCAGTTCTTTTTGTCTCTGGAAGATGACCTGTTGCGCTTATTTGGTTCGGATAACATCAAGCGGATGATGGATCGGCTTGGCTTGGAAGAGGATCAACCGATTGAGCACCGGATGTTGACTGGCGCTATGGAGCGCGCGCAGAAGAAAGTCGAAGGCAACAACTACGACCTGCGGAAGCACGTCCTCCGCTACGACGACGTGTTGAACAAGCAGCGCGAAGTGATTTACCGCCAGCGCCGCCAGATTCTCGAGACGGAGAACCTGCGTGAAATCGTTGAGGGCATGGCGAAAGACCTCATCGACCACATGCTCGACATCTACTGCTCCGAGGAACAGATTCCGGAGGATTGGGACATCCGCGGGCTCATCCAGTACGGGGAACATCACTTCCTGCTACCGAACCAGGTGGAGGAAGAGGTGCTTCGGAAGCTGGAGCGAGACGAAGTTCGCGATAAGCTGTACGAGTTGTTTATCGAGAACTACAACCAGCGCGAAGAGGATCTGGGCGAATTCCTTCGGGAATTGGAGCGCATCGTTCTTTTGCGGACGGTCGACTCGAAGTGGATGGACCACATCGACGCCATGGATCAGTTCCGTCAGGGCGTGCACTTGCGCTCGTACGGCCAGTCCGATCCGCTCGTCATTTACCAGAAAGAAGGCTTCGAGATGTTCGAGGCCATGATTCACAGCATTGAAGAGGAAGTTGTGTTGTACGTGTTTAAGGCGACGGTGCAGACGGCGCCGCAGCCTATCGAGATGCACGATACTATCGGCGGTTAATAGGTTTAGGAACGGAGGGGGACTGCTCCGGGTGGAGCCGGTCCTTCTTGCGTGTGGAGCTAGGGGGGCCTTCGGTACCAACGTCTTTGTACTGATTGATCCAGGTTCCTTGGCAAGACCTCGAATCACCGTCGGCGGATGGTTTTGATACAATAGCAAAGATGATTTGCAATTAGGGAGTGACAGTTGTGGCAGAAACGTTCGGCGAACTTCGCCAAGAATTAAAGAATATGGCTACACGGTTAGCGGACTTCGGGAGGTCTCTTTGACGTCGCTGCCAAAGGTGAGCGAATTGCGGCGTTAGAAGACCTCATGGGCGCGCCCAACTTTTGGGACGACCAGGATAAAGCACAAAAGGTGATTTCGGAGCTCAATGGGCTGAAGGCGCCTGTCGATAAGATGAAGGAACTCACGCAATTGAGTGAGGATGCTGAAGTTGCCCTCGAACTCGCGCAAGAAGAAAACGATATGGACTTGTTTGCCGAAGCCAACCAGATGGCTGACAAGCTCAAGTTGGAGATCGATTCGTTTGAGTTGCAATTGATGCTGTCAGGCGAATATGACGCAAATAATGCTATTCTCGAGTTGCACCCCGGTGCGGGTGGTACGGAGTCGCAGGATTGGGCCTCCATCTTGCTTCGAATGTACACGAGATGGGCGGAAGACCACAAATATAAAGTGGAAGTACTCGATTATCTGCCGGGTGACGAAGCCGGTGTGAAGAGCGTCACCTTGATGATCAAGGGTCATAACGCGTATGGCTATCTGAAGGCGGAGAAAGGCGTGCACCGTCTCGTGCGGATTTCGCCGTTCGACTCGTCCGGCCGGCGACACACGTCGTTCGCGTCAGTGGACGTCATTCCGGAGATTACGGATGAGGACAACGAGATCGAAGTGCGTCCTGAGGAGTTGCGTGTTGACACGTTCCGTTCGACGGGTGCGGGCGGTCAGCACATCAACACGACGGATTCGGCCGTGCGGATTACGCACCTTCCCACGGGTATCGTCGTGAGTTGCCAGAGTGAACGATCCCAAATTCAGAACCGCGCCGTGGCAATGAACTTGCTCAAGGCTCGCCTGGCGGAAAAGCGTCGCGAAGAGCGCGAAGCGGAACTCGCTGAAATTCGCGGTGAACAGAAGGATATCGGTTGGGGCAGCCAAATTCGCTCCTACGTGTTCCACCCATATTCGATGGTCAAGGATCACCGAACGAACGAAGAAATTGGCAATGTTCATGCAGTCGTGGATGGCCTTCTCGATCCGTTTATCAACGCATACCTTCGCTGGGAACTCGCCCGCGAGCAAGCCCGAGCAAAGGGAGAATAAGAGCTACGCGTAGCTGTGCACTTATACGCTGTCTGAATAAGGCCTGGGGAACACCAGTGGTTCTTCCGGGCTTTCTCATTCAGGTAAAGTTTCCTTTCTGGCTAACTTGAACAAATCCTAGGCGACCAAGGGCTACAATGGCTTCCTGCCCGGACAGTCTTGGCAGGTACGGACTCATGGGCGAACCTCAATGTCTACTGGGGCAATGATAGGTGAATTCGGCGCTTCAAACCCTATACTATCTTCGTAGTACAGTTCGAGGGCTTCTTTGAGGTTGTGAAGGGCGGCTTCGAGGGTTTCCCCCTGACTGGTTACTTCAACTTCAAGACCAGCGTGCTACATACCAGTCTTCTTCTCTCGTGACTGCTGCAGTCAATCGCACAGGTTTTTTGTTGTCAGACATAGTCGTACCTCCAATACCGTTTGGTTCACAACGACGTAGCCAGAAAGGCCCCTGAACAAGAACCATTACCCTAGGTTGTTCAATGCGGACGGTTAGTTTCATCCATTACATAATAGTATAAACTGCGAGTCCGATACTGATTGCTCGGGAATTTCGGTGTTTTTCGCGGCACTTGCTTCAGGCCCATAGGCAAGGATTGACGGGACTTTTAGGAACTCGACAAGCGTAGGCTTACAAATTAATAACGACGCAGACCTTGCTGTGGTTAAAGGGGCCTGCTAAGGGATTATTGCGCAACTCGGCTATGGCTTGCACAGCCTTCTGTTTCGCAATTGAATCTAACTTCTTCAAGTCTTTCTGTGCTTGGTTTAGTCAGTTCAACAGTCGCCATTAGTCCAGTTCAATACCTTCACGGTCAGCGAATTCTTCAAGCGACAAAGTGTGCCCTGCCTCATACTCTTTAATTGCCTGAGCTGCCAAGGCATCAAAGGGATTTTGTCCTTTCATGATAACTGCTGCACCGTTCTTTTGTGGGCTCACATATAGAACGTCACCGGCTTGAACATTCATGCGTTCACGTATAGCTTGAGGCAATACGAGGCGTCCTTTGCTGTCGACCTTCACAGCAAAAACCTTGTCTTGAATCCCCTTCAGAGGGACAGTATGACTCTTTATATTCGGACCTTTCACTTTGCTCATCACGTTCACCACTTTCCGGTGGAAATTTCCCACTACGTCTTATTATACAGTAATATCCAAAGTTGGTGCAGACATAGTACCGAAACCAACACACTAAACCTGCGTTTCTCTCATCATTCCTGACAAACATTGCTATTGCTTTGCTGCATGAATAATTTGCCTTGATGTACAATGTGTAGTGGAGATATACATAAACAGAAATGGACGTGAATCGGAGTGGAGAATCAGACAAACCCTCGGCAACTACCACCGCACGTATTTGTGTTGTTCGGTGCGACGGGAGATTTGGCGCATCGCAAGCTGTACCCAGCGTTGTTCCAATTGCATCGCAAAGGCCTATTGCCGGACGGTGTCAGTATCTTAGGCACGGCTCGGACGGAGTTTACGCACGATGCATTCCGAGACGAAGTTCATAAAGCCCTGCAGTCATTCGTTAAGGAAGACATATCGGATAACGACTGGAAGGGATTTGCACAGCGCATTTACTATATCCAAGGCAACGTCGACAACGTGGAAGACTTCAAGAAGATAAACCAGTTTGTGCGAGAGCTGGAACAGAAGCGCGATCACGGCGGTAATCGCCTGTTCTACCTCTCCATGGCGCCCCGCTTCTTCGCGGAGACGGCTTTGAATTTGAAGGCGAGCGGTTTATCCGACACAAAAGGTTGGCGCAGGCTGATTATCGAGAAGCCGTTTGGCCATGACTACGAGTCGGCGGCAGAGTTAAACGACCAGCTTGGGACTGCTTTTGAGGAGGATGAGATCTACCGGATAGATCACTACCTTGGCAAGGAAATGGTCCAAAACATCGAAGTGATCCGGTTTGCGAACTCGATGTTCCAGCCGCTTTGGGACAACCGTTCCATTCAATCCATCCAAATTACGTCGAGTGAAACCGTGGGCGTCGAGGAACGGGCTTCGTATTACGAGAAGTCGGGCGCACTTCGCGATATGGTGCAGAACCATATGTTGCAGATGGTCATGATGACCGCGATGGAGCCGCCGAGCCGACTGCATACAGAGGCGATTCGCGACGAGAAGGTCAAAGTACTGCGCTCTCTGCGTCGGTACGACGTCGATGAAGTGAAGAACCACGTCATTCGCGGGCAGTACACGGCGGGCCAGATGAACGGGAAATCCGTGCCAGGCTATCTTGAAGAACCGGGCGTTGCGGAGAATTCCACGACGGAAACCTTCGTTGCAGCTCGCTTGTTTATCGACAACTTCCGCTGGGCTGGTGTGCCGTTTTACATTCGCACGGGGAAGCGGATGCCGGTGAAGTCGACTGAGATCGTGGTGCAGTTCAGGGATATGCCGAAACACCTGTATTTCAACCAGAATGGGCAGCTCGGTCCGAACCTGCTCGTCATTCGCATCAACCCGGTCGAGGGCATGTACATGCAAATGAACGTGAAGCGCCCTGGTACGGAAAACGTGGTCGTGCCAATCGCCATGGAGTTCAGCCAATCGACGGACAAGTCGCCTGAGGCGTATGAGCGGCTGTTGCATGACGCGATGATCGGCGATTCCACGTTCTTTACGCGGTGGGATGAAGTGTCGCTCGCGTGGAAGTTTGTCGATCCGATTGCGCAGGCTTTCAGCGAGGACAAGGCCCCGTTGCATCATTACGCAAGCGGTGAATGGGGACCGCAAGCTTCTGCCGATCTCGTTCGCGAACAAGGCGGCATCTGGTGGCCGGTGTACGGCGAGAGCACACCGTCGGTTGAGACGGTCTTGCGAGGGCAAGAAGCAAGTACGGAGGTGAAGTTCTGACATGGCGACGATTTACGATGTCAGTATGCTGATTCACAAGGATGTTCAGGTGTACAAAAACAAGGACGAAAAACGTCCGTCGTTTCAGACGACGTCGGATTTTGATACGGGATCGAGTCACGAGACGCGCGTCAGCATGGACGTTCACACGGGGACGCACATTGATGCGCCCCTGCACATGATCCCTGGCGGGGAAACCATTGAGACCATCAAGTTGAAACAGTTGGTGGGAAATTGTCGCGTGATCGATCTCACGAAAGTGGAAGGCGCAATCAAAAAGGCGGACTTGGAACCACATAAGCCGCAGAAGGGCGAATTCCTGTTACTCAAAACCAAGAACTCGTGGGATGAGGAGTTCAACTATGACTTTGTTTACGTCGGGGCAGATGCAGCGGCTTATCTCGCGGAAGTTGGCGTGGGCCTCGTCGGTGTCGATGGCTTGGGAATCGAGCGGAGCCAGCCGGATCACGAGACACACAAGTCACTCATGTCGAAGCATATCGTCATTATTGAAGGTTTGCGCCTGAAGAACGTTCCCGAAGGGGATTACTTCATGGTCGCGGCGCCATTGAAACTGACGGGCATTGATGCGGCTCCCGCACGTGTCATGTTGTTTGAAGGCGTCGGTATACTGGACGAATGATTCATTAAACAGCAGGCGGTGACACATTTGAGCCTTGCGAGTGAACCTCGGTTCACAATCGGAATTATTGAGGATGATGAGCAACTGGCGAGCATTCTGGCTCGGCAGTTGCTTCGCTATGCCTTTGATCCGAGACTCATCGACTGCTTGGGTGACATTGTTGGCTCTGTTGAAAAAATGGAGCCGCACGTCATTTTATTGGACATCAATCTCCCGCAGTTTGACGGGTTCTACTGGTGCCGTCGGATTCGGGAAATCACTCGCGCTCCTATCATTTTTGTCTCCGCGCGGAACGCCGGAATGGACCAGGTGTTTGCTCTGGAAAACGGCGGCGATGATTTCGTCGTCAAGCCGTTTGATATGGATGTATTAGTTGCCAAACTTCGTGCACACATCCGCCGTGTGTATGGTGAATATGCCGCCGACGACAGAGTGATTGCTCGCAAGCTCGTGTTTGGTCCTATGCAGTTGGATGATAGGCGACTTCAACTCCATGCCTTTGGCTCATCCACACCCGTTACAAAGACCGAGTGCGAACTGTTGCGCCAACTGATGGAAGCTGAAGGGCGGGCGGTGTCCCGCGATACGCTCCTCGCGGCGCTCTGGGACGATATGGAGTTTGTCGACGACAACACACTCACGGTGAACGTGACGCGCCTGCGCCGGAAACTCGCCGATCTCGGCTGCGACCACTTCATTCGCACCGTCCGCGGACTGGGCTATCAACTTGTCGTTCCGGACGACGTTGACGTTGACGCCTCGTCAGAGGCGTGCGATGGGAACGACGTATGACGGATTGGGAGTGAGCGGAAAGCGATATGAGGCGTGGACAAGCTTTCAAGGTGTACTTCCGAGATATGTTCGGGATCATGTGCTGGTTTGTGGTCGGGATCGTGTTAACGGTTACCGTGGTTTGGCTGAGCGGCATTGCGTATCATCGGCCGATCCCGATTTCAGAGTTGTTGTACGCCATTTTACTCGCTCTCGTCATGGCCAGTTTTGGCCTTGCAATTCACTATTTTCGACGGCATCCGTTTCTGCACTTGCTCGAGCACCAGATTGAACGCCTGAGCACCCTCGATAGCGTCGACGCATTGATGATCGCTGCGCATCTGGGCGAGCACAGGATGTTCGTGCGCCTCGTCAAATGCTACGTTCAGCGGGCGACGGAGGATGTCCAGCGGATCGAAACGAAAAGGACGTTTTACGAACACTTCACGACGCGGTTTGCCCATCAAATGAAAACCCCACTGGCCGTCCTGCAATTGCTCATGGGCGAGGCGAGATCGCAGATGGCTAATGACCCACAGGCTTCCCCTTCCCAGGTGGGAGAGACATTGGACGCCATAGAGGCAGAGCACCAGCGCTTGTCGGAGGCCATTGAGACGATGCTTCACACGGTCCGTTTGCAGGCCTTCTCATTCGATGCCCACATGACGGAGATTCGCATTACCGAGTTTCTCCGTACCATCGTGAATGATCACAAATCGGCTTGGATTCGCACCCGCATCTATCCACACGTGGAGTCGGACAATCCAGACGCTATCGTCCACACGGACGAAAAGTGGCTCGGCCTCATCTGCGAGCAGGTAATTCGAAACGCGTTCCAATACGGTTATCCGGTCGACGATTCAGGCAACCGCACAGGCGAACCGTCCGAGTTCTGGGTACGCGTGACAACGTCAGACGACGCCACACACATCATCTTCACCGATCACGGCATCGGCATGCATGCACGCGACGTCCGCCGTGCCTTCGAACCTTTCTTCACGGGGCAGAATGGCCGCTCCCACTCACGCGCGACGGGAATGGGCCTCTATTTGGCGGCAGAAACGGCCAAGCGCCTGGGTATCCAACTCGACTTGGCGTCGACATTGCACCAAGGCACCACCGTCCGAATCACCATCCCAACTGCACAGTACCTCTCACCGTACATAACGAATCAGCGTGACGTGCAGCAATAGAAAGATGACAAAACTGTAAGGTTGTAGACTGTGGTTGTAAGGTTTGCACAAGGAAAACGGGAGGCCCCCCGTGTCAAAATTGGCGTATCATAAACGATTTGATGAGGAGTGAAACGAATTTGGCAGTCCTTGTTGCAAATTCACTGACGAAAGTCTACGGCGGGGGTGGAAACGGAAATGAAGTCCGCGCCTTAAACGGTGTCAATCTCACCATCGAAGCGGGGGAGTTTGTCGCCATTATGGGGCCGTCTGGGAGCGGGAAGACGACCCTCCTCAACATTCTAGCAGGACTCGATCACGCCTCCACAGGCACCCTCGATCTCGACGGTCAAGCCGTCCACACGCTGTCCGGCGACGACATGGCACTGTTTCGCCGCCGTAAGCTGGGCTTCGTTTTTCAAGA
This is a stretch of genomic DNA from Alicyclobacillus dauci. It encodes these proteins:
- a CDS encoding response regulator transcription factor, encoding MSLASEPRFTIGIIEDDEQLASILARQLLRYAFDPRLIDCLGDIVGSVEKMEPHVILLDINLPQFDGFYWCRRIREITRAPIIFVSARNAGMDQVFALENGGDDFVVKPFDMDVLVAKLRAHIRRVYGEYAADDRVIARKLVFGPMQLDDRRLQLHAFGSSTPVTKTECELLRQLMEAEGRAVSRDTLLAALWDDMEFVDDNTLTVNVTRLRRKLADLGCDHFIRTVRGLGYQLVVPDDVDVDASSEACDGNDV
- the hpf gene encoding ribosome hibernation-promoting factor, HPF/YfiA family yields the protein MKIQVHGDNIAVTSALQDYVDKKIGRLTRYFEGEADKDIHVTMAVEGAFHRVEMTVYVHGVIFRAEEQSQDMYASIDLVTDKLEQQVQRYKEKINRRFRDRGLRTRIKQSAMNGAFHREDNDAEFVPQLVRVKRFPIKPMDVEEAMMQMDLLGHDFYVFTNAETDEVNVVYRRKNGDYGLIEPQN
- the secA gene encoding preprotein translocase subunit SecA; protein product: MGLLKQVFNANERDIARLRRKIDRINGLESQFEHMTDEELQAMTPAFRQRLENGEKLDNLLPEAFAVVREAAKRVMGQRHYDVQLMGGIVLHEGRVAEMKTGEGKTLVGTLPSYLNGLTGKGVHVVTVNDYLARRDADITGQVHRFLGLTVGFNGHDLTPQQKHDAYRCDITYGTNNEFGFDYLRDNMVMSLNDMTQRGLHFAIVDEVDSILIDEARTPLIISGPAEKSADLYFRADLFVRRLRRDDDYEIDEKMRTANLTDSGVQKAESFFHVNNLFDPDNVTLMHHITQALKAHGLMHRDKDYVVMGDEICIVDEFTGRLMEGRRYSEGLHQAIEAKEGVRVQNESKTLATITLQNYFRMYEKLSGMTGTAKTEEKEFIEIYGMDVVSIPTNRPLIRKDLGDVIYKTEGAKFNAVVNEIAQRHEAGQPVLVGTTSIDKSEIVSHLLNVKGVPHQVLNAKHHAREAEIVSLAGQPGMVTIATNMAGRGTDILLGDGVAERGGLHIIGTERHESRRIDNQLRGRSGRQGDPGSSQFFLSLEDDLLRLFGSDNIKRMMDRLGLEEDQPIEHRMLTGAMERAQKKVEGNNYDLRKHVLRYDDVLNKQREVIYRQRRQILETENLREIVEGMAKDLIDHMLDIYCSEEQIPEDWDIRGLIQYGEHHFLLPNQVEEEVLRKLERDEVRDKLYELFIENYNQREEDLGEFLRELERIVLLRTVDSKWMDHIDAMDQFRQGVHLRSYGQSDPLVIYQKEGFEMFEAMIHSIEEEVVLYVFKATVQTAPQPIEMHDTIGG
- a CDS encoding cyclase family protein, with translation MATIYDVSMLIHKDVQVYKNKDEKRPSFQTTSDFDTGSSHETRVSMDVHTGTHIDAPLHMIPGGETIETIKLKQLVGNCRVIDLTKVEGAIKKADLEPHKPQKGEFLLLKTKNSWDEEFNYDFVYVGADAAAYLAEVGVGLVGVDGLGIERSQPDHETHKSLMSKHIVIIEGLRLKNVPEGDYFMVAAPLKLTGIDAAPARVMLFEGVGILDE
- a CDS encoding sensor histidine kinase, with the protein product MRRGQAFKVYFRDMFGIMCWFVVGIVLTVTVVWLSGIAYHRPIPISELLYAILLALVMASFGLAIHYFRRHPFLHLLEHQIERLSTLDSVDALMIAAHLGEHRMFVRLVKCYVQRATEDVQRIETKRTFYEHFTTRFAHQMKTPLAVLQLLMGEARSQMANDPQASPSQVGETLDAIEAEHQRLSEAIETMLHTVRLQAFSFDAHMTEIRITEFLRTIVNDHKSAWIRTRIYPHVESDNPDAIVHTDEKWLGLICEQVIRNAFQYGYPVDDSGNRTGEPSEFWVRVTTSDDATHIIFTDHGIGMHARDVRRAFEPFFTGQNGRSHSRATGMGLYLAAETAKRLGIQLDLASTLHQGTTVRITIPTAQYLSPYITNQRDVQQ
- a CDS encoding C40 family peptidase; the protein is MDVKLADLIFIKGDGFFSRVIERIEHSPYSHVAGVVKPNELVESIAFRPIGYGGVDTYDGVADVFTCNQLTDAQRQAVVNFVIERIGTGYDYPIIGWELFHYEFHIDLPYREDGKDFDCSELWRVAYKSVGIDLCPGLEYASPGDMVLSPLLRKVGSLSRTG
- the zwf gene encoding glucose-6-phosphate dehydrogenase, which produces MGVENQTNPRQLPPHVFVLFGATGDLAHRKLYPALFQLHRKGLLPDGVSILGTARTEFTHDAFRDEVHKALQSFVKEDISDNDWKGFAQRIYYIQGNVDNVEDFKKINQFVRELEQKRDHGGNRLFYLSMAPRFFAETALNLKASGLSDTKGWRRLIIEKPFGHDYESAAELNDQLGTAFEEDEIYRIDHYLGKEMVQNIEVIRFANSMFQPLWDNRSIQSIQITSSETVGVEERASYYEKSGALRDMVQNHMLQMVMMTAMEPPSRLHTEAIRDEKVKVLRSLRRYDVDEVKNHVIRGQYTAGQMNGKSVPGYLEEPGVAENSTTETFVAARLFIDNFRWAGVPFYIRTGKRMPVKSTEIVVQFRDMPKHLYFNQNGQLGPNLLVIRINPVEGMYMQMNVKRPGTENVVVPIAMEFSQSTDKSPEAYERLLHDAMIGDSTFFTRWDEVSLAWKFVDPIAQAFSEDKAPLHHYASGEWGPQASADLVREQGGIWWPVYGESTPSVETVLRGQEASTEVKF
- the prfB gene encoding peptide chain release factor 2 (programmed frameshift) is translated as MATRLADFGRSLDVAAKGERIAALEDLMGAPNFWDDQDKAQKVISELNGLKAPVDKMKELTQLSEDAEVALELAQEENDMDLFAEANQMADKLKLEIDSFELQLMLSGEYDANNAILELHPGAGGTESQDWASILLRMYTRWAEDHKYKVEVLDYLPGDEAGVKSVTLMIKGHNAYGYLKAEKGVHRLVRISPFDSSGRRHTSFASVDVIPEITDEDNEIEVRPEELRVDTFRSTGAGGQHINTTDSAVRITHLPTGIVVSCQSERSQIQNRAVAMNLLKARLAEKRREEREAELAEIRGEQKDIGWGSQIRSYVFHPYSMVKDHRTNEEIGNVHAVVDGLLDPFINAYLRWELAREQARAKGE
- a CDS encoding AbrB/MazE/SpoVT family DNA-binding domain-containing protein; translated protein: MSKVKGPNIKSHTVPLKGIQDKVFAVKVDSKGRLVLPQAIRERMNVQAGDVLYVSPQKNGAAVIMKGQNPFDALAAQAIKEYEAGHTLSLEEFADREGIELD